In uncultured Fibrobacter sp., a genomic segment contains:
- a CDS encoding S-adenosylmethionine synthetase N-terminal domain-containing protein: MAHYLFTSESVSKGHPDKVADQISDSILDACLAQDPKSRVACETLVNTGLVVISGEITTKAVVDFQEVARNTIKNIGYVNPDLQFDYKGCAVLVAMDKQSPDIAQGVDAKAAEGKEDDKQGAGDQGMMFGYAVNETKELMPLPISLAHKLMEEIQNLREKGKIKWLR; this comes from the coding sequence ATGGCACATTATCTCTTTACCTCTGAATCCGTGTCCAAGGGCCATCCGGACAAGGTGGCCGACCAAATTTCCGATTCCATCCTCGACGCCTGCCTCGCGCAGGACCCCAAAAGCCGCGTCGCCTGCGAAACGCTCGTGAATACCGGCCTCGTCGTGATTTCCGGCGAAATCACCACCAAGGCCGTTGTCGACTTCCAGGAAGTCGCCCGCAACACCATCAAGAATATCGGTTACGTGAACCCGGACCTCCAGTTTGACTACAAGGGATGCGCCGTGCTCGTCGCCATGGACAAGCAGTCTCCGGATATCGCCCAGGGCGTTGACGCCAAGGCTGCCGAAGGCAAGGAAGACGACAAGCAGGGTGCCGGCGACCAGGGTATGATGTTCGGTTACGCCGTGAACGAGACCAAGGAACTGATGCCGCTCCCGATCAGCCTCGCCCACAAACTCATGGAAGAAATCCAGAACCTCCGCGAAAAGGGCAAGATCAAGTGGCTCCGCC